One genomic window of Scylla paramamosain isolate STU-SP2022 chromosome 20, ASM3559412v1, whole genome shotgun sequence includes the following:
- the LOC135110129 gene encoding glyoxylate reductase/hydroxypyruvate reductase-like, producing MLQQAPATVTGRSVNTIVVVVVVEGRLQFIAGACHGNRQECEYYYQVYFTSILRVQDNIAVQLVFLRLITAVWAAFGVWQREEFEAEFVSFDELLRQSDFLLVTCALNKKTQGIFDEAAFAKMKNTAVIFNTSQGDKRCDQQEALVKALKTNQIRAAGLDVMTPELLTPDHKLTTLPNCTLIPHIGSAETSTREDMATLTAANIIAGLERKPLPGRLC from the exons ATGTtacaa CAGGCGCCTGCCACGGTAACCGGCAGGAGTGTGAATactattgtggtggtggtggtggtggaggggagacTTCAGTTCATAGCAGGCGCCTGCCACGGTAACCGGCAGGAGTGTGAATACTATTACCAGGTTTATTTTACTTCAATATTACGTGTGCAAGACAATATAGCGGTGCAGCTTGTGTTCCTACGGCTTATTACCGCAGTGTGGGCCGCGTTTGGAGTGTGGCAGA GGGAGGAATTTGAGGCTGAGTTTGTCTCCTTTGATGAATTGCTGCGGCAGTCAGACTTCCTGCTGGTGACGTGTGCCCTCAACAAGAAGACACAGGGAATATTTGATGAAGCAGCTTTTGCCAAAATGAAGAACACTGCTGTTATTTTCAACACTTCCcaaggagataag AGGTGTGATCAACAAGAGGCACTGGTCAAGGCACTGAAGACCAACCAGATCCGGGCAGCAGGTCTGGACGTCATGACCCCAGAGCTTCTGACACCTGACCACAAGCTCACCACCCTTCCCAACTGCA CACTGATACCACACATTGGGAGTGCAGAGACATCAACAAGGGAGGACATGGCAACCCTCACTGCAGCTAATATTATTGCTGGCCTTGAGAGGAAACCCTTGCCTGGCCGTCTCTGCTGA